ttttaaataaaaccatTGATATTTAATCGACACCAAACTATCTAACATCTAAAACACTCAATTAAACAAActaaacatgttaaatatatcacAACCATTTAAACAAACATTACAAATATAAATAACCgaaaatataatatatatcatcaATTTTTACGATAATAACAAAAAAGTACAACTAATGTAAATATCGTTTAAATGTTATACCGTTTTCAACATTTTAccgtttcaaatattatattgtTTAAATATTATATACCGTTCGAACattatattgtttccgtattatatttCAATGTCAAGGTTTTTACTATTTATTACGAAATATCGATGTAAGACAAACAATCATCAAGCAACCGAACCGAACAATTGAAAACAAACTTAATATGACATATACaagataagtttgtacatccatAACAAAATATAAACTACAACTGAATACTAGATACCAAAATATGAACATGCGGCTGGTTTATTCCTGCGGCTCCGAATTTGAATCTGGATCTGGTTGCTGCTGATGATATGGTGTCCGAGGTGGTGGGAGCCGTATGACAGGTCACCCCTCTCCCTCGTCTATCATGCGCCTCCCAAACAAACAACCCACCAAATGCATAGCCCTGTCAAGGTCGGCTCGTAAACGCAGATCTGCTGCAGCTCTAGGGCATGAAATGGAATAACGTGATGTGGATACTGGGCAACCCCGGGGGGTGGTGGCGGTTGTGGCATCGCCACACCGTCAATATCCACCGAAGGCTCCTGCACACCTCCTGCATGCTCTGGCGGAGGATAGACTGGATCAAAGTTCTCTGGTAGTTCCCTCGGAACGGATAGATAACCTGCACGGGTTTTAAACCGCTCGACGAGTAGGTCGAACCTCTTAATGAGTTTCAACCCCCACATTGTCTGAAAACCCATCCTCGTCGGCTTTATTGCCGGCAGTAAGTGTGGGTCCGCCTTTGGTTAATGACCGAATGAACGGGTAATGACGGTCACGTACGCGTCGCCATACAAAAATCCGTGATCCTTCTGGTGATTGGTGGAGGCGAAATACTGGGCCAAACCGTACGTAAGTGCGCACGGCCTCCTGTACAACAAGCAATAAAAGAAAAAGACGTCGGTGCTCGTACACCACTCACGGCTGTGACCGCGAGCCACAATAGAAGTGGAGATCAACTTATGTAGATACCTGCAGTTAGTGTTATCAAAATAAGgaaattaatatataaaaataagaatCACAATAATTACTGTAATAAATGCACATAAAACCTATATAATGGGTCATCAACATGTGAAATCCTCTCCTTGGCCTGGCATGCTCCAAAGTATCTGCCCTCACAACCACCTCCCAAAATCCTAAAAGGGTGGGTCTATCAACCACTACTAGCCCCTGTGTATAAACATCTGGAGCGATCTCGTCTTGTAAGTATAAACCGTTATGAACTGCAAACTCTGCTAGCGTCATCACACGCCAAACACCAGCATATTGAACACAATTTCTTTAtaaaaaattgcatgtgttatccgaacatattgaacacaaaacaataaaatacattggaaCTTAAATCATAAGTGCTAaacacttttgaaatttaaacggaagCAAAGACGATATGTAGACATCAAATATTAAAGTGCTTTTATCTTTAACACTTTATAATATGTCTGAAATCTTCGCAACGATATCGTCCCTTAGCATGTTTTAAGGTATTCCCTCAGACATTTATCTCAATATCTAGCATGGCTTGTATGCTAATAGCATTCGACACTTATAATAGTAGAAACAAGAAAATTAATTCCATCAGATCTAACTAATAACGCGTTACATCCGTTTACTTAGGCAGTGGTGGAACTAGCCCATTAAATCAGGagtatcccaattttttttaccgtgcaatcatacaatattaaaaaaaagacaataaataaataaagtaaacaaatacctaatagatttggCCTCTtcttttttttcatagcttgaaatcgttccatcaaaTCGTCGCCTTTtactttatgaaaaaaaattcattttcgaccgcacaaacatgacattgttcaaaaattccggtctcattcgattgcgtaaatccgtcttcataatcttcaatttcgaaaaacatctttcaacggttgcggttgcaaccggtaaaacCAAAGCTAACTTCACTACCCAATAAACGAAGGACAAGAACTATGTGCTCCCATTTCAACCATAAGACGCGCAAGATCACTTATTCTATTATAAGGACTTTATTAGTTATTACAATTTGGGCTTAATTATCATAAAACTAATTATTTGAGCTTTGTTACTAAACAGGTTTTAGGCTTAATGAATAATATCAAGTTTCATAATTTTCTCTTAGGAGTATCCTCGTATATGTTTTTGGGTATGCTATGTATAAAAtcgaaaaaaaattacactacgaACACGAATACggagttgagccgtagcccgtgctacgacCCATTACATTGGGTCCGTCTCTGTACTTAGGCATATTATATGTTATTGTTGTATTCTTTTCAAGCTCATATATATGAATCAATAATTTaccatttcaaaaaaaaaaaaaaaaaaaaaaaaactatgcaTCTAAAGTTATGAACTACGATAGAATATTAGTAAGCGTGTATCAAACtcagaaacaaataaacaaacacaCCTACTCATATCCGACTCAGAAAGTTAGAAGAGTGAGATGAAGGCAAACCATTACCTCTATCCGAGACCATATCCCAATTAGACCCCTGACTCAAAACTCCTTTTTTTGTATACAGTATAAAAATATTGGTTACATAAAGTAGATATTAGTAGCACCGGCCCAAGCTAAGACAAAGTCTATACATCCCTAAAACTGTTAACCATTATCCAATGTTTTGAAGAACTGCTATAACCGATCATGTTCATAGAGCGATACAAGTCTAACAAATCATGCTTAATCAAGCTCATAACTTAGTCAGGGGCACCCTAAGCcaagggtgggcgggcgcaccccataaaaaaatatttttagtgttatttttcgtCGGAAATTTCGATCGCACCCCTTGTAATTTTTCacccgcaccccttggaatttttcacccgcaccccttgaaaattttcaaccgccccactaagaaaaataataattattaaccacttattcacttaattatttaatCCAATCAAAGTCCAAAATACAATCATTTTTTATTAACACAAACCCAAACCCAACctaaagaaatttgaactaaataatGTAACCCAAACCCATCCACCCATTCCATTTCCAAATCCCGCCCCCAAAAAAACTTCCAGCGTCACGACCTGGTGACTTTTTTTACCGGAAAAACCAAAATTCCGGTTGGACCGACCCATATTACGTCAGAATTCCAatatagaactagtatggtttatttatttatttatttgttttgttttatgtgatgattaggagaaaatatagatgtgtaagggtttaatctttttatatttttttgatttttttgttgttctagacttgtagttaaacgattttgttgttttatttatagctttgtttgtttaaatgattagttacagttaatcaacatttaatattagggcttgaatgtttaaaaatataattgaaagttatgggctatggttgaacatgattgtttattttgtttaagtgtttagtgttgttttatgaacttatggagcaAATTATATGTGTTAGGAACAATGAGTAAGAATGTAATAAACTTATGGCGTGTTTAGTAtctttagatgatattttggatatatttcaaaaaaaaaaacctgtagGGCACAATGTTAAATACGTTCGTAATTTGTAATGATGTTTGACGTGTTTTTCatgatttataaattttagtttgatgttcttttgtcttacatgatccACCCGACCCGCTATAAACCGATATTTTTATACAGCTAGCTAGAAgcctaaaatctttgaaaatattccgcacccccaGGAAAAAATTCCTGGGCCCGCCACTGAACTTAGTCATAAAAACGATCATGTTCCTAGAGCGATGCACGTCTAACCAATCCTGCTTAATCAAGCTGACAAATTAGTCATAAAAAAGTATAATATAATCAAGTAAAAAGTACTATTGCTATCAATAAATTAATTTTATGTATGTGCATTAAACAATTAATTAAAGGAGAATCAAGTAACCTGCAATATGGCAATTTGCATGAACAACCTTCATTATATACATGTTACATAAGATATACATGTGTGTGTTTTGATGGTTGTGTGTATTTGATACTGCATCAGCAGGTCTGTGCTAGTTAGGCCAACCAGATCAATTGAATAAACGCCTTCTACAACAGAACTAAAGTACAAAAAAGACTGTTTTACTATCAAAGGAAAGTATACTCATTCAAAGTAATTGTTTATTAGGCAATACTTACTTCATTAATATCTAGTAATTAATAAACAGTGGTCCTACAAATCCAGACAGATTAATTACTTTCCTAACACACAAATATATTCTAAATCAAAAGTCACCGGTGGAACTCCTCATCCTCTTCGCCGGAAAAAGATGCTGAAAACTACCATGTGCCGTCATGTGCCACTCCATCATCCCATCAAAGTGGACACCACTTGTTGAACCAGATTCATCATAATATGAAACATCCGAGAACAAACTGTCACCAAGTAGGCCATGGCATGGCGGTTTCGCCTTCCGGCGACCAGCCCCTACCGGCACATTGCGAAGGGCGCCACCGGCTGTCCAGTACCTTTGACACCCTTTACAAAAGTGTCTAGGCTGGTTAACATTATAATTGTTAAAGTAACAAAACTTGGTCTCCATGCTTTTGCACCTAGGGCAAGGTATGATCTTGTCTGGCCTCTTGTGAACTAGGGTTTGATCATCagcattattattaatattattatgcaTCTCTGATTTGCTAACTGGATCTTCTTTTAATTCTCTTATCACTTGCACGCTGATCATCTTTCCAAATAGTTTGATACGTGTAGCATCATGTGTCCCTTTATGAACATCCGCCATGCAAgctttagagagagagagagagagagagagagagtgatctTGATGACCAACAAGCTACTAAAAGAAAGAGACACAATAGTCTTTATGAATACAACTCTTGTGTTTGATGTTACATAAGAAAGAAAGTTGTTCTATTTGGTTGCAAGAGGCCGTTTGTGCATATATacaacaagagagagagagagaggagagatgaAAGCAAAAAGCAAGTGAAAGTAAATCTAAAGCACTGGAGTGGTTCGTGAACACTTTAAACACTTACTTGTATATGCTTTTCTCAccaaaaaggagaaaaagaaaaacCATTCCATATTTGGAGCAGCCAAGAAAGCTAGAAAGTAGAAAAGGTGAGCTTTTTGATCCACACATGGGTCCGGGACATCATCTTCTTGGTGAAGGCGTCTCATTGGTGGGGTCGTTTTGACAAAACACACAGGTGGGTTGCGTACAAAATGTTATTGTATGTAAAGCATAAAAAAAGATTATAAAGAGATAAAGATTAAACACCTTTTCATATGAAAAATTCTATTCCAAATCCACTTGCTTTATGACATTACTATTATTTTATGCAAAAAAACCTTTTCAAATAAAGTGAAAAGatcatttatatatttaaatatacaATAGTTATGTTACTATTTGAATGAAAAAGATAATGACTTGCAATCATCTAAGAATCAAAAGGTTTATGCAGTTGAGGAATTCACATTTTGTTTATTAATCCGTGCGATTCGGCATCGTTGGGTAATTTATAAGGTCTGGTTTCGAAGACAAATTCATgtcgaaacaaaaaaaaacttcaaCATACTCATCGGTATATTCGCACGTCCATTTTGAATAAAAATTCATATGAAAACGTACAGAAAAAAAAATTTGTCGCAAAAGTATGCTTGAAAGCGTTAAAAAGAACTAAAGTAGATAACTTTAAAAAGTTGAGATAAAAAATAAATAACCATGCTAAACACATAAAATGGATTAAAACATTATCAAaggaaaattatttaaaaaagaaaacactttaaggacacttgtcattatattaggccttctcttatagataattaataatataatggaaaatcaaaaaaaaaaaagttacgaTACATGGGGCATTATATTACACAATTATGGGTAAAGAAATATGGTATTTGCTTTTATCTTCTCAAAaccgaaaaaaataaaatattaattaaattacaCAAAATTCCAAATTTAGTTGTAGGCCATAGAATCTAATATAAAACACTGTTCACAATTACAAAT
This is a stretch of genomic DNA from Helianthus annuus cultivar XRQ/B chromosome 16, HanXRQr2.0-SUNRISE, whole genome shotgun sequence. It encodes these proteins:
- the LOC110917509 gene encoding cyclic dof factor 4, whose protein sequence is MADVHKGTHDATRIKLFGKMISVQVIRELKEDPVSKSEMHNNINNNADDQTLVHKRPDKIIPCPRCKSMETKFCYFNNYNVNQPRHFCKGCQRYWTAGGALRNVPVGAGRRKAKPPCHGLLGDSLFSDVSYYDESGSTSGVHFDGMMEWHMTAHGSFQHLFPAKRMRSSTGDF